The Sporosarcina ureae genome includes a region encoding these proteins:
- a CDS encoding flagellar FlbD family protein encodes MIKVTRLNRTTFTLNALYIERVESFPDTTITLTTGSKYVVLDSAEEVNSRIIEFYRAVQLLSNPHIRGDEEDEE; translated from the coding sequence ATGATTAAAGTGACAAGATTGAATCGAACGACTTTCACACTCAACGCACTGTACATAGAGAGAGTCGAGTCGTTTCCAGATACGACGATTACGTTGACGACTGGATCAAAGTACGTCGTTCTGGATTCAGCCGAAGAAGTAAACAGCCGGATCATTGAGTTTTATCGTGCAGTCCAGCTACTATCCAATCCGCATATTCGGGGTGATGAAGAAGATGAAGAATAA
- the fliF gene encoding flagellar basal-body MS-ring/collar protein FliF, with protein MKERLTKLKADLKAFWESRTKNQKIIYITTAASIIALAVFLTVAMSRTTYVTLYSEVSPSEIGRIKEVLEGQGVPYQVEPGGTAISVPEKQLDNLRVSLAAEGFPDSGLIDYSFFSDNAGFGTTDNEFNMIKLAAMQTELANLIKGIEGIKDAKVMLTLPTEGIFVNDTTSEASAAIMLKTNPGQNFSEQQITSLYNLVSKSLPNLSNENIVIQNQYFEYFDLKDSGNSYGASVTDQMGVKKTIERDLQRQVQMMLGTLMGQDKVVVSVTTDIDFKKEKREENLVTPVDPENMEGIALSVQRITESFSGTNPAVGGTPEGEDPTDNRTTYVEGEGGDGDYERLEETINNEVNRIRKDIVESPYKISNIGIQVMIEPPTADDPTSLAPEVRQDVERILETIVRTSLDTEVAGELTEEILAEKIAVSVQPLKGKNVVFEDTKTIIPWWIYLIGGVLLLAIIVLVILFLRKRRNEAEIEEELAEEQAQTQLDSVQVDDINLEQETEATARRKQLEKMAKDKPEEFAKLLRTWITKE; from the coding sequence ATGAAAGAAAGATTGACAAAACTCAAAGCGGATCTCAAAGCTTTCTGGGAAAGTCGAACAAAAAATCAAAAAATTATATATATAACGACAGCCGCCAGCATAATTGCGTTGGCAGTTTTTTTAACAGTGGCTATGTCACGTACTACATATGTAACGCTTTATTCAGAAGTATCACCATCTGAAATTGGGCGAATAAAAGAAGTACTTGAGGGACAAGGGGTACCTTATCAAGTAGAGCCCGGGGGTACTGCAATATCAGTACCTGAAAAACAATTAGATAATCTACGCGTATCGCTCGCAGCTGAAGGTTTCCCAGATTCCGGTCTGATCGATTATTCGTTCTTCTCGGATAATGCTGGGTTCGGTACTACAGACAATGAATTTAATATGATTAAGCTTGCTGCGATGCAAACAGAATTAGCTAATCTAATAAAGGGTATAGAAGGTATTAAGGACGCAAAAGTGATGCTTACCTTACCGACAGAAGGTATTTTTGTAAACGACACGACATCAGAAGCTAGTGCAGCGATTATGTTGAAGACGAATCCGGGACAAAACTTTTCTGAACAACAAATCACGTCCCTTTATAATCTAGTCTCAAAAAGCTTACCTAATCTATCTAATGAAAATATCGTCATCCAGAACCAATACTTTGAGTATTTCGATCTGAAAGATTCAGGAAATTCTTATGGAGCCAGTGTGACTGATCAAATGGGCGTGAAAAAGACCATTGAGCGCGACTTACAACGGCAAGTTCAAATGATGCTCGGTACGTTGATGGGACAAGACAAAGTAGTTGTTTCCGTTACGACAGATATTGATTTTAAGAAGGAAAAACGTGAAGAGAATCTGGTTACACCCGTAGATCCGGAGAATATGGAAGGCATTGCGTTGAGCGTGCAACGGATAACTGAGTCATTTTCAGGTACGAATCCAGCAGTAGGGGGTACACCTGAAGGAGAAGATCCGACTGATAATCGCACTACCTATGTTGAAGGTGAAGGCGGAGACGGAGATTACGAACGTCTCGAAGAAACGATTAATAATGAAGTAAATAGAATTAGAAAAGATATAGTGGAGAGTCCATACAAAATTAGTAATATCGGAATACAAGTGATGATTGAACCACCTACTGCGGATGATCCAACTTCATTGGCACCCGAAGTACGGCAAGATGTTGAACGTATTCTAGAAACCATTGTACGTACCTCATTGGATACAGAAGTAGCTGGAGAATTAACAGAAGAGATATTAGCTGAGAAAATAGCGGTTTCCGTTCAGCCGTTAAAGGGGAAAAATGTGGTCTTTGAAGATACTAAGACAATCATCCCTTGGTGGATATATTTGATTGGCGGTGTCTTGTTACTTGCAATTATTGTTCTTGTTATCTTGTTCTTGAGAAAGAGACGTAATGAAGCAGAAATAGAAGAAGAGTTAGCTGAAGAACAAGCTCAGACTCAATTAGATTCAGTACAAGTCGATGATATCAACTTGGAACAAGAGACGGAAGCGACAGCACGCAGAAAACAGCTAGAAAAAATGGCTAAAGATAAACCAGAAGAATTTGCGAAATTATTACGAACATGGATCACCAAGGAGTAA
- a CDS encoding TIGR02530 family flagellar biosynthesis protein: MNKINAHRVPSPPLIHQGQIQAQSKQSFLEHLQQATQPEKLKISKHANDRLQERGIQMTDAEWARITEKIDEAKRKGIRDSLVLTDQAALIVSAKNSTVITAMNRMEAKDQLFTNIDGTILLS; the protein is encoded by the coding sequence ATGAACAAGATCAATGCCCATCGCGTTCCATCACCGCCACTCATACACCAAGGACAGATACAAGCGCAATCTAAGCAGTCATTTCTTGAACACTTACAGCAAGCAACGCAGCCAGAGAAATTAAAAATTAGTAAACATGCGAATGACCGGTTGCAAGAACGTGGCATTCAAATGACCGATGCAGAATGGGCGCGTATTACAGAAAAAATAGACGAGGCGAAGAGGAAAGGAATCCGTGATTCACTCGTGTTAACTGATCAAGCCGCACTCATTGTCAGTGCGAAGAACTCAACCGTGATCACCGCGATGAACCGCATGGAAGCGAAAGATCAACTATTTACGAATATTGACGGCACGATACTACTCAGCTAA
- a CDS encoding flagellar hook-length control protein FliK, producing MNVGLLTGVGSPSIPVNSSATKANIKGEGFGSVFQSLMSATAIPAKQQTLGTDRELTKLLDDVLNADSLEELKGLLEELKQSDKSPTIAQLLKETGMLHSTSVKLNEDIKGELMDLSNFDKLPSLQQLAHLISEKPDRLIESITNVLEDAGMSKEQLDQIAATGDIWFVLDVLQELPTEKVQAAIQNITPKESVELTALLKSIELVAPKMDLYTKQIDLVKTIQPILSQFASQLEQKTIQPEVKQPVHIPTAMQQVIRFTTEQSAADTKQQDQQSKPGETVTPVITASPTETRPVFQMSATEKTPESRSEALMREFQAVLNRANFGQTNGMNRISIKLYPEHLGQVRIELLEVNGVMTARILASTAMAREMLDSQMHQLRHAFNQQNLQVDRIDLSQTLQDPSKSDREQAFNKQNQQQKEQATDHNETQEEQQQTFQEFMIELEA from the coding sequence GTGAATGTAGGACTATTAACGGGTGTAGGTTCTCCGAGCATTCCTGTAAACTCATCCGCTACTAAAGCAAATATTAAAGGCGAAGGATTTGGGAGTGTATTTCAAAGTCTGATGTCTGCAACAGCTATACCTGCTAAACAGCAGACGCTGGGTACCGATCGAGAGTTAACGAAATTACTTGACGATGTACTTAACGCTGATTCGTTGGAAGAGTTAAAGGGGCTTCTTGAAGAGTTAAAGCAGTCTGATAAATCTCCAACTATTGCCCAGTTATTAAAAGAGACAGGAATGCTTCACAGTACTTCAGTTAAGCTTAATGAAGATATTAAGGGAGAGTTAATGGATCTATCAAACTTTGATAAGTTACCTAGTCTGCAACAATTAGCACATCTCATTAGTGAAAAACCTGATAGACTAATAGAATCAATTACAAACGTACTAGAAGATGCTGGTATGTCCAAAGAACAACTGGATCAGATAGCCGCAACAGGAGATATTTGGTTCGTGCTTGATGTATTACAAGAATTACCTACTGAAAAAGTTCAAGCCGCTATACAGAACATAACACCTAAAGAATCAGTAGAATTGACAGCGTTGCTTAAATCAATTGAACTAGTTGCACCTAAAATGGATTTATATACAAAACAAATAGATCTCGTAAAAACGATTCAGCCGATTCTTTCACAATTTGCTAGTCAACTGGAACAAAAGACTATACAACCCGAAGTGAAACAACCTGTACATATTCCGACAGCTATGCAACAGGTCATTCGATTCACAACGGAACAATCTGCCGCAGACACAAAGCAACAAGATCAACAATCTAAACCTGGTGAAACAGTTACTCCGGTTATAACCGCTTCACCGACTGAAACAAGGCCAGTATTCCAAATGAGCGCTACAGAAAAAACACCGGAAAGTCGAAGTGAAGCTTTGATGCGCGAATTCCAGGCAGTGCTAAACCGAGCAAACTTTGGTCAGACGAATGGAATGAATCGTATTTCAATCAAACTATACCCGGAACATCTCGGGCAAGTCCGAATTGAGTTGCTAGAGGTGAACGGTGTCATGACTGCAAGAATCTTAGCATCTACTGCGATGGCACGTGAAATGCTCGACAGCCAAATGCATCAGTTGCGTCATGCGTTTAATCAACAGAATTTGCAAGTAGATCGAATTGATTTATCGCAAACCCTACAAGATCCGTCAAAGAGCGATCGAGAACAAGCTTTTAACAAGCAAAACCAGCAACAAAAAGAACAGGCCACTGATCATAATGAAACTCAAGAAGAACAGCAACAAACATTCCAAGAATTCATGATTGAACTGGAGGCGTAA
- a CDS encoding MotE family protein codes for MAKLKKKKEVGKPIEGQSKKSIGFFQILLAWIIIPLMFTTAVVLIIAKVADVNVFDQAKEWTAKVPFLEQKTPDEKVEGDLILEERVISLQAEIQEKEAQLFEVQDELTQVKDSNETLVIEKEKLNEEIEKLKLAQSEAKRDFKEIITTYEQMSAKSSAPVITKMGDAEAVQILSSLKPATLAAILEKMSPEDAAKYTSMLTK; via the coding sequence GTGGCTAAGTTAAAAAAGAAAAAGGAAGTTGGAAAACCAATAGAGGGACAAAGTAAAAAGTCTATTGGCTTTTTCCAAATATTGCTCGCATGGATTATCATCCCTCTTATGTTCACGACGGCAGTCGTTTTGATCATAGCTAAAGTAGCTGATGTAAACGTTTTTGATCAGGCGAAAGAGTGGACAGCAAAAGTTCCGTTCCTAGAACAAAAAACACCTGATGAAAAGGTCGAGGGTGATTTAATACTAGAAGAACGTGTCATATCTCTTCAAGCGGAGATTCAAGAAAAAGAAGCACAACTATTTGAAGTTCAAGATGAGCTAACGCAAGTAAAAGATTCAAATGAAACACTTGTGATAGAGAAAGAAAAGCTGAATGAAGAAATCGAGAAACTAAAACTCGCGCAAAGTGAAGCGAAGCGTGATTTTAAAGAAATTATCACGACGTATGAGCAAATGTCGGCCAAATCATCAGCTCCTGTCATTACAAAAATGGGAGACGCAGAAGCTGTACAAATATTATCTAGTCTAAAGCCCGCTACTTTAGCGGCTATACTAGAGAAAATGTCCCCTGAAGATGCTGCTAAATATACATCTATGCTTACAAAGTAG
- the fliI gene encoding flagellar protein export ATPase FliI — protein MKKYGRVIRVVGLLIESEGPESSIGDVCFIHLNIPEGGRSLIQAEVVGFREDIVMLMPYTDIRNISSGCLVETLGKPLEVKVGMNLLGQVLDSLGRPIDSSPLPKGLATVRTENSPPNVLTRPTINDKLAVGVKAIDGMLTVGSGQRVGIFAGSGVGKSTLLGMIARNTEADINVIALIGERGREVREFIDRDLGPEGLKKTIVVAATSDQPALMRIKGAMTATAIAEYFRDKGLNVMLMMDSVTRVAMAQREIGLAVGEPPATRGYTPSVFAILPKLLERSGTNEKGAITAFYTVLVDGDDMNEPIADAVRGILDGHIVLDRTLANKGQYPAINVLKSVSRLMNHIADPEHLKAAAKLRELYYAYDKSEDLINIGAYKKGTSREIDEAIEYEPIITDFLKQKFNENIQLEDTVNEMIALASGGGERR, from the coding sequence ATGAAAAAGTATGGTCGAGTAATACGAGTTGTTGGGTTGCTTATAGAATCGGAAGGTCCTGAATCATCGATCGGAGACGTATGTTTCATCCATTTGAACATTCCGGAAGGAGGACGATCCTTAATTCAAGCGGAAGTCGTAGGTTTTAGAGAAGATATTGTCATGCTGATGCCTTACACGGATATACGCAATATTTCAAGTGGCTGTCTAGTCGAAACATTGGGCAAACCACTCGAAGTAAAAGTCGGTATGAATCTATTAGGACAAGTCCTGGATTCTTTAGGAAGACCTATTGACTCAAGCCCATTACCTAAAGGCTTGGCAACTGTGCGTACGGAAAACAGTCCACCAAACGTTTTAACACGTCCTACTATTAATGACAAGTTAGCTGTAGGAGTGAAAGCAATCGATGGGATGTTAACGGTAGGCAGCGGTCAACGTGTAGGGATTTTTGCGGGTTCTGGTGTCGGCAAAAGTACATTGCTCGGGATGATTGCACGTAATACGGAAGCGGATATCAACGTGATCGCACTTATAGGTGAACGTGGCCGTGAAGTTCGTGAGTTCATCGACAGAGACCTAGGTCCAGAGGGCTTAAAGAAAACAATTGTAGTCGCCGCCACTTCAGATCAGCCAGCGCTGATGCGAATCAAAGGTGCCATGACAGCGACAGCGATTGCAGAATACTTCCGAGATAAAGGTCTGAACGTCATGCTGATGATGGACTCAGTCACACGTGTAGCTATGGCGCAGCGTGAGATTGGTCTAGCGGTCGGAGAACCACCTGCAACCCGAGGATACACCCCTTCTGTTTTCGCTATTTTACCTAAGCTTTTGGAACGAAGTGGTACAAATGAAAAAGGTGCTATCACTGCATTTTACACCGTGCTGGTAGATGGTGACGATATGAATGAGCCGATAGCAGATGCTGTTCGAGGAATTCTCGACGGTCATATAGTCTTAGACCGAACGCTTGCCAATAAAGGTCAATACCCTGCAATCAATGTTTTGAAAAGTGTTAGTCGTCTGATGAATCATATAGCAGACCCTGAGCATTTGAAAGCAGCCGCAAAACTACGCGAACTGTATTATGCCTATGATAAATCCGAAGATTTGATTAATATTGGTGCATATAAAAAAGGGACGTCACGAGAAATAGACGAAGCGATTGAATATGAACCGATCATTACCGATTTTCTAAAACAAAAATTTAACGAGAATATACAATTGGAAGATACGGTAAATGAAATGATCGCGTTAGCTTCTGGAGGAGGAGAGCGCAGATGA
- the flgG gene encoding flagellar basal body rod protein FlgG — protein sequence MIRSMYSGISGLKNFQTKLDVIGNNIANVNTYGFKKGRTVFKDLYSQTVAGASEPGANRGGVNPKQVGLGSQLATIDTIHSGGSMQTTGNTLDLAIEGDGFFVVEDGTQKFYTRAGNFYLDAGDGTGEASLVDGDGRYVLNSDESHITIPITATSLSIGQDGKVVFVNADGELDERGQVAVAKFNNSGGLTKIGGNLYQESANSGAPSDLLTPLEEGRGAIRSGSLEMSNVDLSEEFTEMIVAQRGFQANTRIITTSDEILQELVNLKR from the coding sequence ATGATTCGCTCAATGTACTCAGGAATTTCTGGACTAAAGAACTTCCAAACGAAATTAGATGTAATTGGTAACAATATTGCTAACGTGAATACTTATGGATTTAAGAAGGGGCGTACGGTTTTTAAGGATTTGTATTCGCAGACTGTTGCGGGTGCATCGGAACCTGGTGCAAATCGTGGTGGTGTGAATCCGAAACAGGTTGGTTTAGGATCTCAATTAGCTACCATTGATACTATTCATTCTGGTGGGTCTATGCAGACTACTGGAAATACATTAGATTTGGCTATTGAAGGTGATGGTTTCTTTGTAGTTGAAGATGGAACGCAAAAATTTTATACCAGAGCAGGAAACTTTTATTTAGACGCTGGAGACGGTACAGGAGAAGCCTCTTTGGTAGACGGTGATGGGAGATACGTCTTAAACAGCGATGAAAGTCATATTACAATTCCAATAACGGCTACTTCACTTTCAATTGGTCAAGATGGGAAGGTAGTATTTGTTAATGCTGATGGCGAACTAGATGAACGTGGCCAAGTAGCTGTCGCTAAATTTAACAACTCAGGTGGTCTGACAAAGATTGGCGGTAATCTATATCAGGAATCAGCGAACTCAGGTGCGCCATCTGATCTATTAACTCCTCTTGAAGAAGGAAGAGGAGCGATAAGATCTGGCTCCCTAGAAATGTCCAACGTAGACCTCTCAGAAGAGTTCACAGAAATGATCGTTGCACAACGTGGATTCCAAGCCAACACGCGAATCATCACCACATCAGATGAAATCTTACAAGAACTAGTAAACTTGAAACGATAA
- the fliG gene encoding flagellar motor switch protein FliG: MVKKDKDMSGKQKAALLLISLGPEVSASIYKHLNEEEIEQLTLEISGVKKVESSVKEEIIEEFHNIALAQDYISQGGIGYAKTVLEKALGKDHAQAIINRLTSSLQVRPFDFARRAEPSQILNFIQNEHPQTIALILSYLEAEQAGLILSQLPQEMQADIAKRIATMESTSPEVISEIEAVLERKLSSTVTQDFTETGGVDAVVEVLNGVDRSTEKTILDALEIQDPELAEEIRKRMFVFEDIITLDNRSIQRVIRDCENEDLILAMKVSSEEVKDILFKNMSQRMAESFREEMDVMGPVRLRDVEEAQSRIVGIIRRLEDAGEIIIARGGGDDIIV, from the coding sequence TTGGTTAAGAAAGATAAAGACATGTCAGGAAAACAAAAAGCTGCTCTTTTGCTTATCTCTTTGGGTCCAGAGGTTTCGGCTTCTATCTATAAGCATTTGAATGAAGAAGAGATTGAGCAACTGACATTAGAGATTTCGGGTGTGAAAAAAGTAGAATCCTCTGTAAAAGAAGAGATTATTGAGGAATTTCACAATATTGCCCTTGCGCAGGATTACATTTCTCAAGGTGGTATTGGCTATGCCAAGACAGTGCTTGAAAAAGCATTGGGAAAAGACCATGCCCAAGCAATTATTAACCGTTTAACATCTTCACTCCAAGTGCGACCGTTTGATTTTGCAAGGCGTGCAGAACCATCACAAATATTAAATTTCATCCAAAATGAACACCCACAGACGATTGCATTGATTTTGTCATATCTGGAAGCGGAGCAGGCGGGTTTAATCCTGTCACAGCTTCCGCAAGAAATGCAAGCTGATATTGCAAAGCGAATTGCTACAATGGAATCGACTTCACCTGAAGTAATCAGTGAGATAGAAGCTGTACTTGAACGAAAATTATCGTCTACTGTAACTCAAGACTTTACTGAAACTGGCGGAGTAGATGCAGTCGTTGAAGTGCTAAATGGAGTAGATCGTTCGACGGAGAAAACGATTCTCGATGCTCTTGAAATACAAGATCCTGAGCTCGCTGAAGAGATTCGCAAAAGAATGTTTGTGTTCGAAGATATTATTACATTGGATAACCGTTCAATTCAGCGTGTCATCCGTGACTGTGAAAATGAAGATTTGATTTTAGCGATGAAAGTATCTAGTGAAGAAGTAAAAGATATCTTATTCAAGAACATGTCACAACGTATGGCAGAGTCGTTCAGGGAAGAGATGGATGTAATGGGGCCTGTGCGACTGCGCGACGTGGAAGAAGCACAATCCCGTATCGTAGGAATTATCCGAAGACTTGAAGATGCAGGCGAAATCATCATAGCGCGTGGTGGAGGAGATGACATCATTGTCTAA
- the flgD gene encoding flagellar hook assembly protein FlgD: MPEGTNSTTTNSAITDSMYLVNKQRDQRKTGPDTMGKDAFMKILIAQMANQDPTNPMKDTEFVAQMAQFSSLEQTMNLAKAFEKFADSQNQSQLIQYNSFVGKEIRWHEVSDKQGEDNQPIINEGTGIIQSIKYIDGSVIFTMADGKELSPGNISEVMGNGSNSSPGAVGQPNSLVQASMLIGKTVGYMEGEEERTGKVVSVTNKEGSLHYVLQDGTKIEGNQFATISE; this comes from the coding sequence TTGCCGGAAGGAACAAATTCCACAACAACTAATAGTGCGATTACAGATTCCATGTATTTAGTCAATAAGCAACGCGATCAGCGAAAAACTGGGCCCGATACAATGGGAAAAGACGCATTCATGAAAATATTGATCGCACAGATGGCGAATCAAGATCCAACGAACCCGATGAAAGATACAGAGTTTGTCGCGCAAATGGCGCAGTTTTCATCATTGGAACAAACGATGAACTTAGCAAAGGCATTTGAGAAGTTTGCAGATTCACAAAATCAAAGTCAGTTAATCCAGTACAACAGTTTTGTAGGGAAAGAAATACGCTGGCATGAAGTATCAGATAAACAAGGTGAAGATAACCAGCCGATCATCAATGAAGGGACTGGCATCATTCAGTCGATTAAGTATATCGATGGTTCGGTGATTTTCACGATGGCGGACGGCAAGGAACTGTCACCAGGAAACATTTCCGAAGTAATGGGGAACGGTTCTAATTCAAGCCCAGGAGCAGTCGGTCAACCAAACAGTCTAGTACAAGCTAGTATGCTAATTGGTAAGACAGTAGGCTACATGGAAGGTGAAGAAGAACGTACAGGGAAAGTCGTATCGGTTACAAATAAAGAAGGTAGTCTCCACTATGTATTGCAGGACGGTACGAAAATTGAAGGCAATCAATTTGCAACAATCAGTGAATAA
- a CDS encoding FliH/SctL family protein, whose protein sequence is MSNLFRSERTVMNQHPTKAISIRNLQSLEPDEKVEEPVDTGMMFMERNRLLQEMEQRKNIVDAEIKQRLEQAAADIESMHVAWAREKEELQQQAYDEGFQVGFDDGRNKAMAEMREMVNAANETTTLSYENATQYLINQERVILDIGMKSAERIINKVIEEDDETYLSIVRKGIKEAQESKEIKLFVPTEQFKMVTMHRAELASIFPPETPFLIFVNEDFNATDCFIETNHGRIVVSVDEQLNELKEQLVKIMEDGV, encoded by the coding sequence TTGTCTAATTTGTTTCGTTCCGAGCGAACTGTCATGAATCAACATCCAACAAAAGCAATATCGATACGTAATTTGCAATCATTGGAACCAGACGAAAAAGTGGAAGAGCCCGTCGATACAGGCATGATGTTCATGGAACGTAATCGCCTATTACAAGAGATGGAGCAACGTAAAAACATTGTAGATGCTGAAATAAAACAGCGATTAGAGCAAGCAGCAGCGGATATCGAATCAATGCATGTAGCTTGGGCACGAGAAAAAGAAGAATTACAGCAACAAGCATATGACGAGGGATTTCAAGTTGGATTCGATGATGGACGCAATAAAGCGATGGCTGAAATGCGTGAAATGGTAAATGCTGCGAACGAAACTACTACATTATCTTACGAGAATGCGACACAATATTTAATCAATCAAGAACGAGTAATTTTGGACATCGGAATGAAGTCGGCGGAACGGATTATTAATAAAGTGATAGAAGAAGACGATGAGACGTATTTATCCATCGTGCGAAAAGGAATTAAAGAAGCGCAAGAAAGCAAGGAAATAAAACTGTTCGTCCCAACTGAACAGTTTAAAATGGTCACGATGCATCGCGCTGAGCTCGCATCAATTTTTCCGCCAGAAACGCCATTCCTTATTTTCGTCAATGAAGATTTCAATGCAACAGATTGCTTTATCGAAACGAACCATGGCCGAATCGTAGTGAGTGTAGATGAGCAACTGAATGAACTGAAAGAACAATTGGTGAAAATCATGGAGGATGGTGTGTGA
- the fliL gene encoding flagellar basal body-associated protein FliL: MKNKLLTISLIILVSITLIGVVAVVLILNFNKDSDGEEKAPSIDEIIESSVDMEEITTNLSGRNFVRISLKIQTDSKKAAEELTKRDFQVKNLAIQELSEMTTKDLEGKAGKQQFEDTIKAKLNELMQDGEIQKVYIVSYIIQ, encoded by the coding sequence ATGAAGAATAAATTATTGACGATTTCATTGATCATTTTAGTGAGTATTACGTTGATCGGTGTCGTGGCGGTCGTATTGATATTGAATTTCAACAAAGACAGTGACGGAGAAGAAAAAGCACCGTCAATTGATGAAATTATTGAGTCATCAGTGGATATGGAAGAAATTACAACAAACTTATCTGGCCGTAATTTTGTCCGTATCTCTCTGAAAATCCAGACAGACAGTAAAAAGGCAGCAGAAGAATTAACGAAACGCGATTTTCAAGTGAAGAACCTAGCTATTCAAGAACTATCGGAAATGACCACAAAAGATCTTGAAGGGAAAGCGGGAAAACAACAATTTGAAGATACTATTAAAGCGAAGTTAAACGAGCTGATGCAAGATGGTGAAATACAAAAGGTGTATATTGTCTCATATATCATCCAGTGA
- the fliJ gene encoding flagellar export protein FliJ — MTSFYYRFDKVLNLREQERDETEMAYKEAIEEFEKIATQLYHQMKKKENVLEEQRQRMNTGFSIDDLHSYSRFINTLDLSIDHIQQEVMKSRSKMNWYESQLLEKNIEVKKFEKMKEIGKEQYDVEMEHIETNRIDELSTMKFRSREDGW; from the coding sequence ATGACTTCTTTCTATTATCGTTTTGACAAAGTACTAAATTTACGTGAACAAGAACGCGATGAAACGGAAATGGCATATAAAGAAGCGATTGAAGAATTTGAAAAAATTGCAACGCAACTGTATCACCAAATGAAAAAGAAAGAAAATGTCTTGGAAGAGCAACGACAACGAATGAACACAGGTTTTTCTATTGATGACTTGCACAGCTACTCCCGATTTATTAACACATTAGACTTATCGATTGATCATATTCAGCAAGAGGTAATGAAGTCTCGTTCGAAAATGAATTGGTATGAGTCTCAATTGCTGGAGAAAAATATCGAAGTGAAGAAGTTTGAAAAAATGAAAGAGATTGGGAAAGAACAATATGATGTCGAAATGGAACACATAGAGACAAATCGGATTGACGAACTATCAACAATGAAATTTCGTTCAAGAGAAGACGGGTGGTAA